A portion of the Acidobacteriota bacterium genome contains these proteins:
- a CDS encoding uracil-DNA glycosylase, protein MNTALFDDLDAALYVEEVTVPADDSLAQILADVQQSQVCGACQNNWPLVFGEGDAKAELMLIGEGPGVDDAATGLPFQGQAGVLLNKMLAAINVARVECYVCNVIKRIPPGQRKFSVEEIEDCRPFLLRQILVVRPRLIVAFGALAAQTLIRSKKTISELRGRQFTLRLNAFEVPVLPTFNPAYLLRVAEKKREAWDDLKQVRALLKR, encoded by the coding sequence ATGAATACGGCTTTATTCGACGATTTGGACGCGGCCTTGTACGTGGAAGAAGTGACTGTTCCAGCCGACGATTCGTTGGCGCAAATCCTGGCTGACGTGCAACAGAGCCAGGTGTGCGGCGCGTGTCAAAACAACTGGCCGCTCGTCTTTGGCGAAGGCGACGCCAAGGCTGAATTGATGTTGATCGGCGAAGGCCCCGGCGTAGACGATGCGGCGACGGGGTTGCCGTTTCAGGGACAGGCGGGCGTGTTGCTGAACAAGATGCTGGCCGCCATCAATGTGGCGCGCGTGGAATGTTATGTGTGCAATGTCATCAAGCGCATTCCGCCGGGGCAGCGCAAATTTTCTGTGGAAGAGATCGAAGATTGCCGGCCCTTTTTGCTGCGCCAGATTTTAGTCGTGCGCCCGCGGTTGATCGTGGCGTTTGGCGCGTTGGCGGCGCAAACCTTGATCCGCTCGAAAAAGACCATTTCGGAATTGCGCGGTCGCCAATTCACGCTGCGGCTCAATGCGTTTGAAGTTCCTGTCCTGCCGACTTTCAACCCCGCCTATCTGTTACGCGTGGCCGAAAAGAAGCGTGAGGCGTGGGATGATTTGAAGCAGGTGCGCGCATTGCTCAAACGTTGA
- a CDS encoding c-type cytochrome: MPQENPLTEAKLKLGRRLYFDKALSSNNTLSCASCHLPEKGFADPRQFSLGVHGQKGGRQAPALINRAFSRKQFWDGRAASLEVQALGPIMNPIEMARPNMKSVVSRLEKDASYVAAFKAAFLAEGGAINDITISRALASFERSIMSGNSPYDRFTQLKDSSAMSESAQRGYHLFLGKANCASCHVGFNFTDESYHNLGLGVNAKKPDLGRYAISKLDGQQGAFKTPTLREIANTAPYMNDGSLKTLEEVIEFYDKGCRENKWLSAKIKPLGLTTQEKQDLVEFLKALSGEVVWYGKDEDLKHAAAQSRYGVGKM, translated from the coding sequence GTGCCACAGGAAAATCCTTTAACCGAAGCGAAGCTCAAGCTGGGCAGGCGGCTCTATTTTGACAAGGCGCTTTCAAGCAACAACACGCTGTCGTGTGCGTCGTGTCATCTTCCTGAAAAAGGTTTTGCTGATCCGCGGCAGTTCTCGCTGGGCGTGCATGGGCAAAAGGGTGGCCGCCAGGCACCTGCCCTCATCAATCGCGCGTTCAGTCGCAAACAGTTTTGGGACGGGCGTGCCGCTTCGTTGGAAGTGCAGGCGTTGGGGCCAATTATGAATCCAATCGAGATGGCCCGCCCGAACATGAAAAGCGTGGTCAGCCGGTTGGAAAAAGATGCCAGCTATGTGGCGGCGTTCAAGGCTGCTTTCCTGGCGGAAGGCGGGGCCATCAATGACATCACAATTAGCCGTGCCCTCGCCAGTTTTGAGCGGAGCATTATGTCGGGCAATAGCCCGTATGATCGCTTCACGCAATTAAAGGACTCGTCGGCAATGAGCGAGTCGGCGCAACGGGGCTATCATCTGTTTCTGGGCAAAGCCAATTGTGCGAGTTGCCACGTGGGTTTCAATTTCACGGATGAGAGCTATCACAACTTGGGGTTGGGCGTGAATGCGAAAAAGCCCGATTTGGGCCGGTATGCAATCAGCAAACTGGACGGGCAACAAGGCGCGTTCAAAACGCCGACCTTGCGCGAGATCGCGAATACCGCGCCGTATATGAATGACGGTTCGCTGAAAACACTGGAAGAGGTCATTGAGTTTTATGACAAAGGCTGTCGCGAAAACAAATGGCTGTCGGCGAAGATCAAACCGTTGGGCCTGACGACTCAGGAAAAACAGGATTTGGTCGAGTTTCTCAAGGCGCTTTCCGGCGAAGTTGTGTGGTACGGCAAAGACGAGGATCTGAAACATGCTGCGGCGCAGAGCCGATATGGAGTGGGGAAGATGTAA
- a CDS encoding glycosyltransferase family 4 protein, which yields MHLHTAPPNADEIGYVLKSYPRTSETFIANEIYLLERLGLNLRLFSILDLADPQRHAVVEATRAPIHYLPQLSSLSEVPFPAWLRLNAPQFFASHWPLFKARPVAYVQTLLTAVQRAFKHRQGSWRQPATSFFKEFLQAGFIAQQVLAQGTLRHLHAHFCHTATTVTMFASQLCGVPFSFTAHAKDIYVQALNPGDLLPTKLRRAKFAVTCTQANRTHLKALGVTETPIYTVYHGLDTRQFAPRAATTEEPEIPVVLTVGRVVEKKGFPFLIEACRLLKARGLRFQCRFISGAGVREQEITALIHELGLDDTVLMQPAVTQETLRQIYQQATLFALPCQIAENNDRDGIPNVLVEAMASGLPVVSTGISGIPELIEHGVSGWLVPPKDARALADAIVTLLAAPELRQRLGQAARAKVCRLFEAEANVRTLQQLFLDCLKSVEERGQTASL from the coding sequence ATGCATTTGCACACCGCGCCGCCCAACGCCGACGAAATCGGCTATGTTCTCAAAAGCTATCCTCGCACGTCAGAAACGTTCATCGCGAATGAAATTTACCTGCTCGAACGATTGGGTCTAAACCTGCGGCTCTTTTCCATCCTCGACTTAGCCGACCCGCAGCGCCACGCCGTGGTCGAGGCAACGCGCGCGCCCATTCACTATTTGCCGCAACTCAGTTCGCTTAGCGAAGTGCCCTTTCCCGCTTGGCTGCGGTTGAATGCGCCGCAGTTTTTTGCCAGCCATTGGCCGCTCTTCAAAGCGCGCCCAGTGGCGTATGTGCAAACGCTGCTGACTGCTGTGCAACGCGCCTTCAAACATCGCCAAGGTTCCTGGCGGCAACCCGCAACCAGTTTTTTCAAGGAGTTTTTGCAGGCCGGTTTTATCGCGCAACAAGTCCTGGCGCAGGGCACGCTGCGCCATCTGCATGCGCATTTCTGCCATACCGCAACGACCGTCACGATGTTCGCCAGCCAGCTTTGCGGCGTGCCGTTCAGCTTCACCGCGCACGCCAAAGACATTTATGTGCAGGCGCTCAACCCCGGCGATCTCTTGCCAACAAAACTACGTCGGGCAAAATTCGCGGTGACTTGCACACAAGCGAATCGGACGCACTTGAAAGCGTTGGGCGTCACCGAGACGCCCATTTACACCGTCTATCATGGGCTGGATACGCGGCAATTCGCGCCGCGTGCGGCAACGACGGAGGAACCGGAGATACCGGTCGTGCTGACGGTGGGCCGCGTGGTCGAGAAGAAAGGCTTTCCCTTTCTCATCGAAGCTTGCCGTTTGTTGAAAGCGCGGGGGCTGCGCTTTCAATGTCGGTTCATCAGCGGCGCGGGCGTGCGCGAACAGGAAATCACGGCGCTGATTCATGAATTGGGTTTAGACGACACGGTGCTGATGCAACCTGCCGTCACGCAAGAGACCTTGCGGCAGATTTATCAGCAGGCGACCCTTTTCGCCTTGCCCTGCCAAATCGCCGAGAATAACGACCGCGACGGCATCCCCAACGTACTGGTCGAAGCAATGGCCTCAGGCTTGCCGGTGGTTTCGACCGGCATTTCGGGCATTCCCGAATTGATCGAACACGGCGTCAGCGGCTGGCTGGTGCCGCCCAAAGATGCACGAGCGTTGGCGGACGCCATCGTCACGTTGCTGGCCGCGCCCGAATTGCGGCAACGGCTGGGACAAGCCGCGCGCGCGAAGGTTTGTCGTTTGTTTGAGGCTGAAGCGAATGTGCGCACGTTGCAACAATTGTTTTTGGACTGTTTGAAATCAGTAGAAGAGCGCGGCCAAACCGCTTCGTTATGA
- the cas6 gene encoding CRISPR-associated endoribonuclease Cas6 encodes MRLLIRLLPLSNPASLPLDNYPLAGVIYRSVASVAPDYAEFLHEEGFAAHVPNKEPRSPEHKRFKFFVFSRLEQSGKRIANGRQWLSPRPVDWKVASPLDELMQLFASGLISQGTIRIGDKAGGCEFEVTEIIELRAPQMRRAAHFKTLSPLFVSVDESRADGSRTKQHLRADDRRFAGQIRANLIRKYQALTGAEPANSELHFQFDGPPKSQLVQYRETNHHCYLGNFTVSGSAELIRLGWDCGFGEANSKGFGMAEYLFK; translated from the coding sequence ATGCGTTTATTGATTCGCTTGCTGCCACTCAGCAACCCCGCTTCTTTGCCGTTGGATAATTACCCCTTAGCCGGAGTGATCTATCGGTCTGTCGCCAGCGTCGCGCCGGATTACGCCGAGTTTTTGCACGAAGAAGGCTTTGCCGCGCACGTACCCAACAAAGAACCCCGCAGCCCCGAACACAAACGCTTCAAGTTTTTTGTGTTTTCCCGCCTCGAACAGTCTGGCAAACGTATCGCCAATGGCAGGCAATGGCTCAGCCCGCGTCCGGTAGATTGGAAAGTCGCTTCGCCGCTGGACGAACTGATGCAGTTGTTTGCCAGCGGCTTGATTTCACAAGGGACAATTCGCATCGGCGATAAAGCTGGCGGTTGTGAATTCGAGGTTACAGAGATTATCGAACTCCGTGCGCCGCAGATGCGCCGCGCAGCACATTTCAAAACCTTATCGCCCTTGTTCGTGAGTGTAGATGAGAGCCGCGCGGATGGCAGCCGGACGAAACAACATCTGCGTGCTGATGACCGCCGCTTTGCCGGGCAAATTCGCGCCAACCTCATCAGAAAATATCAGGCGCTGACTGGCGCCGAGCCTGCAAATAGCGAATTACACTTTCAATTCGACGGCCCGCCCAAATCTCAATTGGTGCAGTATCGGGAAACGAATCATCACTGTTACCTCGGTAATTTCACCGTCAGCGGCAGCGCGGAACTGATTCGTCTCGGTTGGGATTGCGGCTTTGGCGAAGCCAATTCGAAAGGCTTTGGGATGGCCGAATACCTCTTCAAGTAA
- a CDS encoding LamG domain-containing protein, with amino-acid sequence MVRLFCLNTQTENAVSGTKTVTINVGAACTTAPTGLVSWYRGEGNANDVLNAHPGTLRNGVTFNTSRVGQAFTFDGVDDAIELGAWFNLPTFTLALWVKPGATQTAYANIIDNNHTDNRAWVLQQNGGTLNQYIWGVAGIQPVITFNLTADVWQYVALTLDANRVTRVYVNGVEVGPASGTQAPVYDGTQFLRLGAWGGGGRNWRGQLDEVGIYNRALTTGEVLALFNAGSTGKCRIHRYRSAFPPRLSLCGRA; translated from the coding sequence GTGGTTCGTCTCTTCTGCCTGAACACTCAAACCGAAAACGCTGTAAGTGGCACCAAGACCGTAACGATCAACGTCGGGGCAGCCTGCACCACTGCTCCGACGGGTTTGGTAAGTTGGTATCGCGGTGAAGGCAATGCCAACGACGTCTTGAACGCGCATCCCGGCACGTTGCGGAATGGCGTCACGTTCAACACTAGCCGCGTCGGACAGGCGTTTACCTTCGATGGTGTGGACGATGCTATCGAGTTGGGCGCGTGGTTCAATCTGCCGACGTTCACGCTGGCGCTGTGGGTCAAACCGGGCGCGACGCAAACCGCCTACGCCAACATCATTGACAACAACCACACCGACAACCGCGCCTGGGTGCTGCAACAAAATGGCGGCACGTTGAACCAATACATCTGGGGCGTAGCAGGAATCCAGCCCGTCATTACGTTCAATTTGACCGCCGATGTTTGGCAATACGTGGCGCTGACGCTGGATGCGAATCGCGTCACGCGTGTGTATGTGAACGGCGTGGAAGTCGGCCCGGCCAGCGGCACACAAGCGCCTGTTTACGATGGCACACAATTCCTGCGCTTAGGCGCGTGGGGCGGCGGCGGGCGTAACTGGCGTGGGCAATTGGATGAAGTGGGCATTTACAATCGGGCGCTTACGACCGGCGAGGTACTGGCGCTGTTTAATGCGGGCAGCACTGGTAAATGTCGTATTCATCGGTATAGATCAGCGTTCCCGCCGCGATTGTCGCTGTGTGGACGGGCTTGA
- a CDS encoding mechanosensitive ion channel family protein, with translation MNNEIPVIILLAVFTGVLAWMAHWLIGVARRRLQRRFALLETQPDEPNSLRDFLLEWGGNALRTTVWVLYALFIIFLLPQTRSRIETLSERLELIRAHAGTWLFDTGVNLAIDVVATIFLARFATALIRTGFKLFERRAIERGETTANRRAQTLSAIFRGVAQTVIFFIGLLAVLQHLDVNVTPILASAGVIGIAVGFGAQSLIKDFFAGFMILLEDQYNVGDTIKVGETSGTVERLTLRMTLVRALDGSLTTIPNGTIATVSNFSKDWSRAVLDFEVDYTEDIDRAMKAMLATAHQMRTERPTDLIEEPLMLGVERLTHTSIGLRLTAKTAANKQAEIARELRRRIKLAFDELDIKAPTREQFVLAPGKEETPVGDKKRPA, from the coding sequence GTGAACAACGAAATCCCCGTTATCATTCTGTTGGCCGTTTTTACGGGCGTTCTGGCTTGGATGGCGCATTGGCTTATCGGCGTGGCAAGACGCCGTTTACAGCGACGTTTTGCGCTGTTGGAAACACAGCCGGATGAACCAAACTCATTACGAGACTTTTTGCTTGAATGGGGCGGCAACGCGTTGCGCACCACCGTCTGGGTGCTCTATGCGCTCTTTATCATTTTCCTATTGCCACAAACACGCTCGCGTATCGAGACGCTCAGTGAACGCCTGGAATTGATCCGCGCGCACGCCGGCACTTGGCTCTTCGATACGGGCGTGAACCTCGCCATTGATGTGGTGGCGACGATTTTCCTGGCCCGCTTCGCCACCGCGCTCATTCGCACAGGTTTCAAGCTCTTTGAACGCCGCGCCATCGAACGCGGTGAAACGACCGCCAACCGCCGTGCGCAAACGCTCTCGGCCATCTTTCGCGGCGTGGCGCAAACCGTCATTTTCTTCATTGGCCTGCTGGCGGTCTTGCAACACCTGGATGTCAACGTCACGCCCATTCTCGCCAGCGCCGGGGTTATCGGCATTGCCGTCGGCTTTGGCGCGCAAAGCCTGATCAAGGATTTTTTTGCTGGCTTTATGATTCTGTTGGAAGACCAATATAACGTCGGCGATACGATCAAGGTTGGCGAAACGAGCGGCACGGTCGAACGGCTGACGCTGCGCATGACGCTGGTGCGCGCGCTGGATGGGTCGCTGACAACGATTCCGAACGGCACGATTGCGACGGTCTCGAACTTCTCAAAGGATTGGTCCCGCGCGGTGCTCGATTTTGAAGTTGATTACACCGAGGACATTGACCGCGCGATGAAAGCGATGCTCGCCACCGCCCACCAGATGCGCACGGAGCGCCCCACTGATCTCATTGAAGAACCCCTCATGCTGGGCGTCGAACGGCTCACCCACACCAGCATCGGATTGCGCCTGACCGCCAAAACCGCCGCCAACAAACAAGCCGAAATCGCCCGCGAATTGCGCCGCCGCATCAAACTCGCGTTTGACGAACTGGACATCAAAGCACCCACCCGCGAGCAATTCGTGCTGGCGCCGGGCAAAGAAGAAACACCTGTAGGCGATAAAAAGCGTCCCGCGTGA
- a CDS encoding ABC transporter ATP-binding protein, whose protein sequence is MATNTETRADFRALLRRFLHKVRGKILLALLCMVGYAAMELLSPWPLKLIFDHILLEKPLPHSLAWLSAVLQSGKTLATLIVSSGILAIALLSGVFAYFQQALTSYIGYQLIYMLRSELFAHLQQLSLSYHNRTRTGELLSKVTGETEAFKDVFVEAVLTSVAQVLTVAGMFAIMFMLDWRLSLVVLATFPLLYFSLARIYRQIKIATRQQRQREGLIAARMNEVLSSVRLVKAYGRELYEQERFDQASSLTTAEGIKLERMAAAASRTVELIKAAGLWATVLYGALLVLDGRLTPGTVLIFIAYLNDMYKPLRNLAKTSTRLSRAIVSMQRIGEILATEPEQWNETVTQVAAHLSGEIVFDRVSFDYGDGKQVLQEVSFNIAPGQRVALVGSSGSGKSTIANLILRFYHATHGAVCLDGLNIEEYPRDFLRHEIGVVLQDALLFGASIRENIAYGKPDATPAEIEAAAREAHAHEFISALPEGYDTIIGERGSTLSGGQRQRLCLARAIIKHSSVLILDEPTSAVDSESAALIHEAVDRLRAGKTTLVIAHNLTALEGYDQVLVLRRGKLVEQGTHAELLALHGDFYRMFQRRGVKESPGS, encoded by the coding sequence ATGGCAACCAACACTGAAACCCGAGCCGATTTCCGCGCGTTGTTGCGCCGCTTCCTGCATAAAGTGCGTGGAAAAATCCTGCTCGCGTTGCTGTGCATGGTTGGATACGCCGCGATGGAGTTGCTGTCGCCCTGGCCGCTCAAGCTCATCTTCGATCACATCCTGCTCGAAAAGCCGCTGCCCCATTCGCTGGCTTGGCTGAGCGCGGTGCTGCAAAGCGGCAAGACGCTGGCGACGCTGATCGTGTCATCAGGTATTCTGGCCATCGCACTGCTGAGCGGCGTGTTCGCTTATTTCCAGCAGGCATTGACCTCGTACATTGGTTATCAATTGATTTACATGCTACGCAGCGAATTGTTCGCCCACTTGCAACAGCTTTCTCTTTCCTATCACAACCGCACACGCACGGGCGAATTGCTCAGCAAGGTCACGGGCGAGACCGAAGCCTTCAAAGATGTCTTTGTCGAAGCTGTGCTCACCTCTGTGGCGCAAGTGCTGACAGTCGCGGGCATGTTCGCCATTATGTTTATGCTCGACTGGCGCTTGAGTTTGGTCGTGCTCGCCACGTTCCCGCTGCTCTATTTCTCGCTCGCGCGCATTTACCGGCAGATCAAAATCGCTACGCGCCAGCAACGCCAACGCGAAGGACTAATTGCCGCGCGGATGAACGAAGTGCTCAGTTCGGTACGGCTGGTGAAAGCCTACGGCCGCGAACTTTACGAACAGGAACGCTTTGACCAAGCCAGCAGCCTGACCACTGCCGAGGGGATCAAGCTGGAACGCATGGCGGCGGCGGCTTCGCGCACTGTCGAATTGATCAAGGCGGCGGGACTGTGGGCCACGGTGCTTTATGGCGCGCTGCTCGTGCTGGATGGACGCCTGACGCCCGGCACGGTGCTGATCTTCATCGCGTATCTCAACGACATGTACAAACCGCTGCGCAATCTGGCGAAGACTTCGACGCGGCTGTCACGCGCCATCGTCAGCATGCAACGCATCGGCGAGATTCTGGCTACTGAGCCAGAACAGTGGAATGAAACCGTTACGCAGGTGGCGGCGCACTTGAGTGGCGAAATCGTTTTTGACCGCGTCTCGTTTGATTACGGTGACGGCAAGCAAGTGCTGCAAGAGGTTTCATTCAACATCGCGCCCGGACAACGTGTCGCGCTGGTCGGGTCTTCCGGCTCTGGCAAATCCACCATTGCCAATTTGATTTTGCGGTTCTATCACGCCACCCACGGCGCGGTTTGCCTGGATGGCCTCAACATCGAAGAATACCCGCGCGACTTCCTGCGCCACGAGATCGGCGTCGTCCTGCAAGACGCGCTGCTCTTCGGCGCTTCGATCCGCGAAAACATCGCCTACGGCAAACCCGACGCCACCCCAGCCGAGATCGAAGCCGCCGCCCGCGAGGCCCACGCGCACGAATTCATCAGCGCCTTGCCGGAAGGCTACGACACCATCATCGGCGAGCGCGGCAGCACGCTCTCGGGCGGCCAGCGTCAGCGCCTCTGCCTGGCCCGCGCCATCATCAAACACTCGTCCGTGCTGATTCTGGATGAACCGACCTCTGCCGTAGACAGTGAGTCAGCGGCGCTCATTCACGAAGCCGTTGACCGCTTGCGCGCAGGCAAGACCACCCTCGTCATCGCCCACAACCTAACGGCGCTTGAGGGCTACGATCAGGTTCTCGTCTTGCGGCGCGGCAAGCTGGTCGAACAAGGCACGCACGCCGAATTGCTGGCACTGCACGGCGATTTTTATCGAATGTTTCAGCGGCGCGGGGTGAAGGAATCGCCGGGATCGTGA
- a CDS encoding glycosyl transferase produces MKKRVLFYCQSLLGIGHLIRSRELLFALRDFDICFLYGGEAVPGFHWPAWVEVIYLPALRSDAAFEQLFVVDGQASLGEVKARRKELLQATFERFAPDILLIELFPFGRKKFKFELLPLLAQARATYPATKIVCSLRDILVHRPDQARYEADVCALLKQYFDLLLVHADPHLQRLEETFGSVAQLACPLRYTGYVAQPAPARAPAQVTTEPLIVVSIGGGRVGHELIACALAAAPHLAQPQRWQIFTGPHMPDEQFDQLRQQAAGRPDVTLERHTTEFPAWLQQAALSISMAGYNTCMDLVSAQVRALVYPFNEHDNHEQTLRARKLAAWGYVKVLEPAQLTPEYLASAITRSLAQPLSVPTMPLDLQGAPKTAALLAALLAGELHAAAETNY; encoded by the coding sequence ATGAAAAAGCGCGTCCTATTTTATTGCCAGTCCTTGCTGGGCATCGGACATTTGATCCGCAGCCGCGAATTGCTGTTTGCGTTGCGCGATTTCGATATCTGTTTTCTGTATGGCGGCGAAGCCGTGCCCGGCTTTCACTGGCCCGCCTGGGTGGAAGTCATTTACCTGCCCGCGCTGCGCTCTGACGCCGCGTTTGAACAGTTGTTTGTGGTGGACGGCCAAGCCAGCCTCGGCGAAGTCAAAGCACGGCGCAAAGAATTATTGCAAGCCACGTTTGAGCGTTTCGCCCCGGACATTTTGCTGATCGAACTGTTCCCGTTTGGCCGCAAGAAATTCAAGTTTGAGTTACTGCCCCTGCTGGCCCAGGCCCGCGCCACCTACCCCGCCACCAAAATCGTGTGCAGCCTGCGCGACATTCTGGTGCACCGGCCCGACCAGGCGCGTTACGAAGCGGATGTCTGCGCCTTACTGAAGCAGTATTTCGATCTGCTGCTGGTTCACGCCGACCCGCATTTACAACGCCTGGAAGAAACCTTCGGCAGTGTGGCGCAACTGGCTTGCCCGCTTCGTTACACCGGCTATGTCGCGCAACCCGCTCCCGCCCGAGCGCCTGCGCAGGTTACAACTGAACCCTTGATCGTGGTCAGCATCGGCGGCGGGCGCGTGGGGCACGAGTTAATCGCTTGCGCCTTGGCGGCAGCGCCGCACTTGGCCCAGCCGCAGCGCTGGCAAATTTTCACCGGCCCGCACATGCCCGACGAACAGTTCGACCAATTGCGGCAACAGGCCGCCGGACGCCCCGACGTCACGCTGGAACGCCACACCACGGAGTTTCCGGCCTGGCTGCAACAGGCCGCTCTCTCCATCAGCATGGCGGGTTACAACACGTGCATGGACTTGGTGTCGGCACAGGTGCGCGCGCTGGTCTACCCTTTCAACGAACACGACAATCACGAGCAAACCTTGCGCGCGCGCAAGCTGGCCGCGTGGGGCTACGTCAAGGTGCTGGAACCGGCGCAACTGACGCCGGAATATCTGGCGTCAGCGATCACGCGCAGTCTTGCGCAGCCACTCTCCGTGCCCACCATGCCGCTCGATTTGCAAGGCGCGCCCAAAACGGCGGCCTTATTGGCGGCCTTGCTGGCGGGTGAATTGCACGCCGCAGCCGAAACAAATTATTAA
- a CDS encoding transposase, translating into MKGERGRGTLAKEKPPARGLVQRDGQVAIQMLPDVKQRTIKPVHTATIAAGTLIYTDEYDIYQCCPH; encoded by the coding sequence TTGAAAGGGGAACGCGGACGCGGCACGCTAGCGAAAGAAAAACCGCCCGCGCGAGGGTTAGTGCAACGCGACGGTCAAGTCGCTATTCAGATGTTGCCCGATGTCAAACAACGCACGATCAAGCCCGTCCACACAGCGACAATCGCGGCGGGAACGCTGATCTATACCGATGAATACGACATTTACCAGTGCTGCCCGCATTAA